Below is a window of Microcebus murinus isolate Inina chromosome 3, M.murinus_Inina_mat1.0, whole genome shotgun sequence DNA.
GGAAATTACATCTTAGTGCAAATGCTTACTACAGTCAACAATTGAATCAAAAATGAGCCCTCTTTGACCATCTTACATTCTTCTGGATCTTTTTATACTATAGATCTCACAGTTCTTCTGAAACCCAAACTGGTGGCTGTTTATAAGGGTTCCAAATGCTGCACGTGGatgtattttatgtaattaaatgggcgtggtgttttcttcttctctcttttcccagtATTAAATCCACTCTAAAAGATGAAATCATTGAGCGTGATATAATCTTGGAGGAAGTTACTCAGAGTGATCTTCGCAGGAAGTTTGTTTGCTTTGCCCAGAACTCCATCGGGAACACAACCCAGTCCATCcaactgaaggaaaagaaaggaggtaaGCCTGGAAGTTTGTCCCAGAATATATGCAACCGCTTTTACTTAATAAGGGAGGAACTTTCCTAAAGAATAGTAGTAATGATGATGGCAATTAACATTCTCCAGAAGCAGACATTGTTCTCAGTGCTTTGTTTGTGTTAACCCATTTGATACCTTGACAAAGCCAGATGACAGTAAATTGCATATTAGTGGTCCAGAACtggtcctcttttttttttttttttttgagacagagtctcactttgttgcccaggctagagtgagtgccgtggcatcagcctagctcacagcaacctcaaactcctggctcaagcgatcctcctgcctcagcctcccaagtagctgggactacaggcatgcaccaccatgcccggctaattttttctatatatattagttggccaattaatttctttctatttatagtagagacggggtctcactcttgctcaggctggtttcgaactcctgacctcaagcaatccgcccgcctcggcctcccagagagctaggattacaggcgtgagccaccgcgcccggcctcagaacTGGTCCTCTTAACTAATACTCTGCATATGGGGGTTGTGTTGGAAAAgccaatcattcattcactcactcattcattcattctacagatACCTACAGGGCATGCCCTGTGtggcaggcattgtgctaagaCCTAGctccctttcttattttcctttcctggctTCCAAATCCAGAGAACGTGATGGATTCATGTTCTGGATGGAGAACGGAGGCAAGAAAGAGTAATCGTGCTCAGTGTTCAGAATGATATGTGTATGTCACAGACCATAGCCTTTTAAAAAGCTGGAGTAGAAATTCCAGGTGTGAAATAGCTTTTACACATTGCTTTAAGAAGATGCCCACAGATGAGAGTtgatatcattcattcattcattcactcatccaatTAATAGTTGACTATAGTGCAAGCAGGTTTGAATGTGTGTGAGGCTCAAGCCAGACGGAAATGTGCTCCTGGGCTGTAGTGGATACTTTATGGAGGTGGCTTCCCTCATTGGGGGTGTGAAGGGGAGCCCTGTGTTGGGTACCAGGGAGGGTGCAAAGGTAGGCTACATGTGACTCCAGGTCTCAGGAAGTTTAAACTTAGTAGGGATGACAATCCACGAAAATAAGTATTACAGTATGCAGTGCGAGAGATGCAAATGGATTGCGTGGAAGCGtataggggaaaaataaataaactggctACAATGTATTCCCCAGGTCACGCTGATCAGGAATTGCCCATTGCCCTGGATCTAGAGTTTGTTAGAAGATAGTCTTCAAGATGTGATTTAAAACATTCCCAGGTTCGAAAGAACTGCTGCCAGTGGCAGTGATTTTGATAAAACGATGGGGCAGGAGAGGGTGCTGGGCGGGCCACGCTATGGCCTGAGTGGGCTCGGCCCGGGACTGCCACCTCCGCACCTGCTCACGGCCGCTGTGTTTCCCCAGTGCTGTTCCTGTACCTCCTGCTTGGCACCGTCGGGGCGCTGGTGGGCATGCTGGCCGCGGGCGCGCTGCTCTACAGGCACTGGATTGAAATAGTGCTGCTGTACCGAACCTACCAGAGCAAGGACGAGACGCTCGGGGGTAAGGTCACCCCACCAAGGACCCTCTACCTTGCCCTCTCGTAATTGACTTAGAGCAGGACAATAGAAAATGCCATCACTGCCCCTTGACTTTGTTTCCCTGGAGTTATCTTAGGTGAGAAAACTTCAGGTGCCTCCTGCCAGCCAGGGGAGAGCTTATGGGAGGACCTCAAGAAAGAGGGGCTCCCTGGTGGATAAAGTCACGCCCCTGAGGTGTTGAGACCTTCCTCCAAGTCTGGTGGCTTCACACTGGGGAAGGCTGGAGAAACGATGGTTTTTTTCATTCCAGTTGCCAGGAATCTTGCATACAATGCTATTTGTGAGTCATGTTGGACTTGAGAATAATCTCTCTGCTAACCAACCTGAAGCAAGATGTGCAAACAACTTAACAaccctgtgccttagtttcctcattcataaacTAAAACTGTAATAGTATCAATCACAAAGGATGCTGTGAGGGCTCACTGACTTATTAGTAAGACATATTAAGCGTTTAGAATggcacctagcacatagtaagcactcagcaCGTGCCAGCTATTGCTGTTAATAGTTTTTGAGGACTAGAGCATATATGCCCATTGTGGCTATTAGCTactttaattttcacagcaatcCACTAAACCAGGCAGAGAGAGATGAAGTCACGTGCCCCAGTTTGAATCACTGTAAGGCGTTAGAGCTTGGGATTCAGGCCCAGGTCATCTGGCTGAAGAGTTCCCATCAGCTATTACTTCCGTTagcctcatctgtacaatgagaaGCTTTAGGATGGTGGAAGTGCTGCCCAAAGTGGGAAATCCTGCAAAATGCAAATACTATTACTATTTATAAAGTATCTGTCCATTTTCCCATGAGATAGGATAATCATGTTCATTAATGTTTGCTTCTTTAGAATAGAAAAgctacttctatttttttctaatcctGGAATTTTCTAAGGCTAGAATGTTTACAGTTTTAGTAAATGATTCTGTTGCTTGCAAAGAGTGCAATCCCCTTCTGCTGGATTTCATGGATAATTATTTATCTCACTGGGAGGCCTCTCCAAACTCTAGTGCTTTCTCCACACTAGGAATTCAGTGAGGAGCTGTCAGATCCCTGGGGAAAGGGCTAGTAAAGAAATGCATCAGCTATATCTTTCTTTAGACTAATTACTGAGAATACATACTAGAAATCCTTAAGCCAAAagtgtttttaagatttattttttttaaaaattagttttttcaaATGGAGCAAATTATTGAATCCATGTCTTACTCGTTTCCCTAGGCAACGTCATAGGTCTTTTACTGAAATGCTATTCACCTTAAGATTCTAGAGCTTGTGTAGAAGACTCAGTCAACTGTGAAAGATTTCAATGTgtcctttctctttctactttGCAAAGACAAAACAGTAATCAGATCTGGAGGAAGAACTGGGTTTTTAAGCATAGTGGTACAGTGCTCTCTGCTGGACAACATGACATTTTGCAGCAAAATGATTGCTTTGAGGTTAATGCtgaatatctaaaattttaaacagaCATAGAATGTTAGAGTTGTGGAGGACCGAGAAGGACAAATAATACTCCACTCTCTAATTTTATGACTAAAGACATTTAGTTtccaaattatagaaaaataatagttttctgGGGTTTCACATGATATGGAAGGAATATAGGCAACTCTGGTGTGTGATGCATTTACACTGCAAAGCACTTGCACTTACCTGCCAGCTGCACCCCTCGAGTTTCTCCTTCGCACCTGCACGATCAGGTGCTCCACAGATTAACATCTCGACCTCACCCGGGCTCTTTGGCATCCTCCTCTCTTGACTCTTGGACCTTACTTTTGGGTAGCTGCACTTGCATCTGCCTAGGCCTCTTTTTAGATCCAACTTGAGCAGATAATATTGCTAAATAGCATCAGACACCAGTGCTATTGTTTACCATTTTGTAACAACCCTTGACAGGGGTCATGGGAAGTGCTGGGATATGAACCCCGTGTGTCCTATTCCAAACTGAAGTCCAGTGTGTTAACCTCTGGAATTTTCTACTTCCAGTTAGCTCCTTAGCATGTCCCAGTAATCAATGTGCATTTGTAATAGTATTGTCAACACAGGCATATGAAATCCTTAACACACCCTATAACAAATTCTATAAATATAGTTTCCCATTAGAAGGGAGGGGAATGGACATTTATCTTGTGCCGGCTATGAGCCAGACACTAAGTACTTCATATACATTCGTTATCTTATGCAACCCTTAAAACAGCCCGCTGGGGAGTTAATGTtaccttcattttacatatggggATTCAAACATAGGTGTATGAGCTATCAGCTCTCCACGgaggtattttttttctcctacgGATGCAATGTGTTGGGTGTTAGCAGTATTTTGCTCACTGGATCTTATCATGCTTTGAAAGCACAGTCTCCTCTTTGATGTGTAACTAATGAGACAGAAACACTGCAGATGCAAAGGAGGCTCAGAGGAACTCCCGTGTACATGAGATTTAATCATCGAAGGTCACAGCTGTTTGATGTAACCTCAGTGATGATGCAGGAGTGCTTCATAAATTAGAACTCGATTGTGGGTGGACAGTCAATACCACTCAGTGGTGCCATTTTGAAATGGACACAGCTGCTGCTGTTAATTTTTCGAATCAATTTTGTGAGTTCTCAAATCTGATTTCTTATCCATTTACCATATGTTTCAAGCACATGTATGTGTACCATGATAGTAAAAAATTGTAAATGGCTCACTTTTTTCATCGTTCCTCTTCCTCAGATAAAAAGGAATTCGACGCTTTCATATCCTACGCGAAATGGAGCTCTTTTGAGAGTGAGGCTGCGTCATCTCTGGGTGAAGAACATTTGGCCCTGAATCTGTTTCCTGAGGTTTTGGAAAACACATATGGCTACACCTTGTGTTTGCTCGAAAGAGACGTGGCCCCAGGAGGAGGTAGGTCTTGCATGCCAAgaaaaaatacagcataaaaaGGGCAGTTAAATGCAAGCTCTTTCTAAGTGTTTTCTGTTGTTCTTCCTTTTGGGATATACATCGTTTTGTGAGGTTTCATGAACTTAGAACATCTTGGGCAACAACACAGAAAAACATGTATTCAAGTGACATGTACCATCgtcatcaaaaaataataatccaccgTCAGAAGACAATAATAATGTGGGGTCCTAGGAAGACCttccaaaacaaagaaatctttCCTGGCTTTGCAGCAGGAGGTTGTCTCTGTTGTCCCAAACAGgtacccctcccccccacacacacacctgcactccCTGATTTCTGGGACTCTGCCCTCCACAAACCTCAGCATTGTTTGAGCAGGCTCCTCAGGCCTGGGCCCAGTCCTGGCCACCATGAGACATCCAGACCTTGGGCTGTCCTGGCCTCCCTGGCCTCATATACTCCCACCAAAGAGTCTGGGACATTCCAGGACCCCTGTTACTCCAACTTACCTAGTTCCAACGTGCTTTGCTCCTAGAGGAATTGACAATATGGGGAGTCAGATCACAAAGGGAGGAATGTAAAACTGAGGGTCACCAGACACTAGAGTATATCTTCAATTATCGATAGAGTTGATACATCAAAAGTGATAGCGTAAACATGTCTCCTTTCCTCCTCATGTAAGAGTACTTATTACAACGAACTCTCTGGATAGATCTGGGAGAGTCAACGTCATTGTGACTCACGGTTTAACAATTTCAATTGACAATacttaaattctttatttccagtCTACACAGAAGACATTGTGAGCATTATTAAGAAAAGTAGAAGAGGAATATTTATCTTGAGCCCCAACTACATCAATGGACCCTCCGTCTTCGAACTACAAGCAGCTGTGAATCTTGCCTTGGCTGATCAAACACTGAAACTCATTTTAATTAAGTTCTGTTGCTTCCAAGAGCCAGAGTCTCTACCTCATCTTGTGAAAAAAGCTCTCAGGGTTTTGCCCACGATCACCTGGAGAGGCTTAAAATCAGTTCCTCCCAGTTCCAGGTTCTGGACCGAAATGCGCTACCACATGCCCGTGAAAAACTCTAAAGGATTCACGTGGAACCAGCTCAGGATTATCCCAGGGGTTTCTTGCTGGGAAAGACTCAGTAAAACAGAAGCCACTGGGAGGAGCTCCCAGCCCAGCAAACGGTGGAGCCACCTCCCTTCCAGTCCCAGGGACAGAGATATTGCTGGGCAGAACACACAGCACGGATCAGGCTGATAGGAAATTGAAACAGTTTTCCGACAGCCACAAACAAGCCTGAGAGACACTGAGACGAGACTGAGGCTGTGGTTTGGAGCCTTTGATTTCCTGGACTGGACAAAGGGAGAGTAAATCCTCTAGACCTTGTGTACACTCAGCACACAACACGCCTGAGACCTTCCCAGTGGTCTGAGCAGAATCAGCAGGTGCAGCTGCCTGGTGGCCATGGACTGCCACATCTACCCTGTATTGTACATATGACTTTATGTACACTTGctgtcaaataaatatttttattagaaatgggtGATTTAAACTCTGCCTAAAGCATTTCTGTAAAGAAGGCAGTTTTTATTCCATGTTCTCACATCACCTCTGGAGCACAAAAAGTAAGTGTCAAAGATGGAGACGTATGGGACACAGAGTAGACAGGGCTGTAGTTAGTTTCTACTATGTCCTTACAGGAGGTGCTGCCTGTGGGTGGAAGGGCTGATGCAGTCTGTGCCAGGATATAGGCTTGGGGAGAAGCATAGGGTTAATCTTAGTTCCTCCTTGTGATGTTGGTCAGAGACCTTTGTTCTGGACATAAAGTATGCAGCCTCACCCTGGACCACTGGAAATAAGAGCCAGTTAAGCCAAAATTATTAGGCCAGTGAGGAGACAGGGAATGTGTGAGCAGTTCCATACAACTTAGAGAGGCATTGGCAAGAGTCAACAGCCACGCTAAGAGTCTGAGAAATCAATGCACACACTGGTTAAAAGGCAGCGAGAGTGGAGCTTGAACAGGCTTTAGCCTGAGCCATTTGCGTACTGTGTGCTTCCTGACCTAGTGGTCTCAGTCTCAGCCCCCCTAAGTAATGGAGTGATGGGCTGGAGGGCTAGACAAGGCTAATTTCACTCTCATAATTTTGTGTTCTTTACAAGAGTTCAACCTGCAGTTAAAATAGTGTTCTAGTCACACATGGACATCAAACCCTCACGCTCTGTCCTCCCTGATGGGATGGAGTGATTCATCTTTTGAGCAATACAGAAAAGCAACTTTTGGACTCATTCACATGTAATGGGTCACATCCACGCAATGTGATCAAGTTCAGAGTGGCTAAATGTCACGGCCATCTGGCCACTCCTGGTGCCTGTGCGAAACGCTCTTCTGCTCATTCTTCGCAGAGGCACCCACATCATAAAAACCACGGTGGCTTTGGCACCAAGCAACATCCTTGTTGGAAATTTCAGTGATAGAGTTAACGATGAGTTAAAGGGTATAAATTATTCCTGGAGGAAGTTTCTGGTGGGAAGGATCATTGCAGGGTGTCAGTGGGGAGGAACCCACACTGTCATTGTGCCTTTGTGCCCCGGTGATGGCCAGGATCCCTGGCTTTTCTGCCAGCTGCTCTCTGAGATTTAAGGCTCAGAAATTTCTGTTGGCCAGTCCATTCAGGTTTATCTTATTCTCAGATAGATGTTACTGTAACTGTGCTCTCCAGAGGTCTAGAGTTTTGTCCTTAGCTTTATAGGAAATCAAACTGAGCCTCAGGTTCATGCATACACAAAAGGATATATATCTAGCTCTGATATTTACAGGATATAGTCTTTCCAGGTTAGTAGGTACCCTGAACATGATAAATTAGCATTCAGAACAaaggttatttatatttcttacatgTAAGTCAACCAAAACAAAGCAGATAACCAAAACAAGTGTTCTATGTATAAGAGACTGGTTGTAATCAAACAATTGGATGCAGTGGAATATAATTAgtaaaaaagtattattattatgagGTTCTCTTTCACTTTGAAAAAGTGTGGATGATGAAAAGTTTGGATGATGGCCAGCCTATTTCTAATACACACTGTAGAGTCCTCCTTCCTGACCCTACATAATAGCCTAGGCATTTTTCACAGCTTTCCCAGTCTCTGTTAGTTTTTAATATCTGCATTTAACCTATCTGTTAGTTCCAGGTTGTAATTCCAGGTAAGATGCAGTAAACACACATCATCCTGTCTCTTCCTCATATTTCAGCTACAAAACCTGtacaaaatgcataaaaaatCAATGTGAGGattctaaaaagtaaataaaagccaGAAGAATGCAGAAAACAAGAATTCAAAATTCCACAATTTAATTTTCCTCAAATTTCTCTTGACTTAACCTTAGTACAGTTtgaaacccagaaatagacctcAGTGATAACAGAAATTGCTCCAGAAGAAGCCCTCTGGTTCTAGCCTGAAGACTAGGAAAGGGATTTCCTAACtctcctgcattttcttttctatgttctCTCACTGCCCAGCCCCTAAACAATCCTGTGGTAGCAGCAGTGGCACCAACAAAAGCAGTGGCAACAGAGGTCCTCAAGGGCCTACATCTCTGAGGAGGGGGCATTGTCCACTATGATGGAAGGAGCTGTGGTCCCAAGAGGCTGTGGCaaacttctattgttttttttctctcttcgtGTCCTTTTACCATTTGGTTACACAGGTGGACATAGTTAGGAGAAGTGCATTGTACAGTGGGGTAAATAAAGCCCCAATACCCTGGCCAGAGAACTGCACAGAACTATACAGGAGAGAGGAGGCTTATGGAATCAGAAAGTGCTGTGGTGATGGCAGACAGAGAAGAGCTCAGGAAAATG
It encodes the following:
- the IL18RAP gene encoding interleukin-18 receptor accessory protein isoform X1, whose amino-acid sequence is MLYLGWMFLSLVAGERMKGLNISDCYTRKLLWIYSSRSDEEFVLFCDLPEPQKSHFYHRSQRLPTQGPEHLPCGDSKDLSDVQWYLQPKSGDRLEEITESSSRHIIQEKNTLSFLAPEMNTAGSYICRPRIRSSQDVACCVKTVLEVKFQPNASCENPALHKQYLLLGSTNSIYCPSLSCQSGVQSPEVTWYQNGKLLSQQRSNPMVVFGVYDFHQGTYVCDYTQSDNTSSWTVRAVVQVKTIVKDTNLKPDILDPIQDTLEVELGKPLTISCRARFGFERVFKPVIRWYIKDPDREWEVSAPEAKSIKSTLKDEIIERDIILEEVTQSDLRRKFVCFAQNSIGNTTQSIQLKEKKGVLFLYLLLGTVGALVGMLAAGALLYRHWIEIVLLYRTYQSKDETLGDKKEFDAFISYAKWSSFESEAASSLGEEHLALNLFPEVLENTYGYTLCLLERDVAPGGVYTEDIVSIIKKSRRGIFILSPNYINGPSVFELQAAVNLALADQTLKLILIKFCCFQEPESLPHLVKKALRVLPTITWRGLKSVPPSSRFWTEMRYHMPVKNSKGFTWNQLRIIPGVSCWERLSKTEATGRSSQPSKRWSHLPSSPRDRDIAGQNTQHGSG
- the IL18RAP gene encoding interleukin-18 receptor accessory protein isoform X2, with translation MLYLGWMFLSLVAGERMKGLNISDCYTRKLLWIYSSRSDEEFVLFCDLPEPQKSHFYHRSQRLPTQGPEHLPCGDSKDLSDVQWYLQPKSGDRLEEITESSSRHIIQEKNTLSFLAPEMNTAGSYICRPRIRSSQDVACCVKTVLEVKFQPNASCENPALHKQYLLLGSTNSIYCPSLSCQSGVQSPEVTWYQNGKLLSQQRSNPMVVFGVYDFHQGTYVCDYTQSDNTSSWTVRAVVQVKTIGKPLTISCRARFGFERVFKPVIRWYIKDPDREWEVSAPEAKSIKSTLKDEIIERDIILEEVTQSDLRRKFVCFAQNSIGNTTQSIQLKEKKGVLFLYLLLGTVGALVGMLAAGALLYRHWIEIVLLYRTYQSKDETLGDKKEFDAFISYAKWSSFESEAASSLGEEHLALNLFPEVLENTYGYTLCLLERDVAPGGVYTEDIVSIIKKSRRGIFILSPNYINGPSVFELQAAVNLALADQTLKLILIKFCCFQEPESLPHLVKKALRVLPTITWRGLKSVPPSSRFWTEMRYHMPVKNSKGFTWNQLRIIPGVSCWERLSKTEATGRSSQPSKRWSHLPSSPRDRDIAGQNTQHGSG